TGCGGGGGGCAGGATGATGGGTGAAAATAGACATAGCTAAGCATGTTTACGTGTCATCTAATCCCTATGTCAATCACATTTAGCTCATTTGTTGTTCCCATTTTGTTGATATGGTAACCGAGGCCCAAGGGGTCACAGGCCTGAAACAGCCGAGCCAGACATACCTGGTGGAGGGTTTCAGGGGCCTCAAACTTCCCCACCTCCCTGTACCCCTGTGTCCTCAGGCAGCAGCCAGGGTTCCAGAAAGTTCCCTGGGCACTGGCCCAGTATGCACAGATGGTGTCCCTGCAGGCAGCCAGGAGCCAGACACTAATGAGTCAAGACTGACAAGGGGTCTGATATGTCAGCTGTGGCATGAGCAGTTTGGTGTCCCTTACCCACTGTGAACTGGCTGCCAGGAAGGCCAGATGAATGACTCAGTGACACCTGCCTCCTCTCTGACCCCCTCCAGCACCTCCAGCTGAACACAGACACCATGGCCACCTCAGACAGATGGGGACTGTCAGGGCAGAGGTCCACAAATGGTGAGGCCTACAGCTCAAGGAGGCTCCCTGGGGCCCGATTGGTCACCTGTCTCTCTGGAgtcctctgtctctctggagcTTCATCAGTGGAGATAGGGGATACAATGCCTGGACGATCACCTGAGATAGGCCCAGACCCATTTTAAACTTCCACAGAGCAGTCCCAAGTGATTGCCATAACCATGCCCACATCACAGATGAACAAACTCTGTGGGCAACTTAGGCTGACTGACGGCTTCACCTTTCTGATCTTGGGAAGCCAGATCCAGAGCCTCCTCCGGGTCATTAGTAACAAAgccactccccactccctcctaGGAGTGAGCTGGGATAGCAATGGGGGGGATGGCTTGGGGGGGCATAGGCCCTTCTATGGAGGCAATAGCACCTCCTGCCAGCTGGGCAGCACCTGCCAAGATTCTTTCCTCCCTGGCTGGATGTCTTGAGAAGTTGTTTCTTGGGATCaatggggattggttccaggagcCCCCACAGATCCCCAAATCCAGGAATGCTCAAGCCCTAatatggtgtagtatttgcacataacctacacacatcctcccacatgctttaaatcatctctagttacttataatacctaatacaatgtaaatgttatggaAATAGCTGTTACACTGGGTTGTTTAGAGAGTGACAAGAAAGCCTGTACGTGTCCAGTACAGACACAACCATCATAGGCCTGATTACATTTTCTATCCACTGTTGGCTGTGTCCAGGGATGTGGAACCCGTGAATATAGAGGGCCGACTGGATTCTAGAAGCCCATCTCCTCATCTAAAATTTGGGGATAAAAGAGAATAGCGACTGCTGCAGACGGCTGGATGACTAGATAGTAAGTGTAACGCCTGTGGCCTAGTGCCCGCTCTCAGGACAGGCTCAGTGTTGTCAGCAGTCCctgagtttgagggtgcagtgagctaaaatgccactgtactctccccagggcagcagagtgagactctgtctcaaaataaaagcaaGGGGTCACATctgtaatatgtatttatttatttggagacaaagttttgctctcctgcctgggctagaatacagtggcatcatcatagctcactgcaacctcctcccaggcacaagccatcctcctgcctcagcctcctgagtagctggaactacaagcacacaccaccacgaccagctaatttttcttattttttgtaggggGTGTttcactaagttgcccaggctggtctcgaactcctagcctcaagcaatcctcccaaagtgctacgattacaggcatgagccacagtgcctggttctcccaagtatatttatataaacatacataaataagGCCAGTGTAGCAATGTGTCAACTGTTCAAtctagtggtggtggtggtggatatACATGCATTttcagagctgggcatggtggtgcacacctgtaatcccaggtacttgggaggttgaggtgggaggataactggaactcaggagttcaagaccagcctgggcaacataatgagacctcatctcaaaaaatatattacatagtggggttgggcgcagtggctcatgcctgtaatcccagaagctgaggcaggcagatcatttgagaccaggagtttgagacctgcctgggaaagatagcaagacctcatctctacaaacaatttttaaaaaaatcagctgggtgtggtggcacatgcctggtcccagctactcaagaggctgaggcaggaggatttgcatgaggccaggagttaaaggctACAGCGAGCTATGACTgggtcactgcattccagcctgggagacagagcaagaccctgtctctaaaacaaacaaataaataaataaataatttttaaaaatacggGTATATTCGTACACTactctttcaatttttattttgttgtagttAGGGAAAGTTGTGAGTATACCACCCTGCATAGGTACTCACTATCACCACCTCCTTCCCAAACCCCAAGTGACCCCACCAAGATGAAAGACGCTAAGGCATGCTgggaaatgaatataaattaagtttattattaatacaaaatgttAGTTTCTCATTGTCAGTGATTCAAGAAAACAAGACCATAAGCTAGGATACCGGTGTGCAAGCTGGAGGCCAAAAGCCAGACTCAGGAGCGGGCTGACAGGCACTGATTCACAACCTCCAGGAGGTGGGTGTTCTCCAGGGCAGCTGCCACCCGCTCCTTATCTGCAAGCTGCTTGTTCActgggtgggaaggagagagtgGGAAAGGCAGGCTCAAAGCCAGGCTTTGGCCAGGATGTTAGCCAGCCTCACCTCCAAGCCTTTGTGTAAGCTATGTCCCCACCAACAAGGCCCTGCTGTCACCTCCTTCCCAGGACCCCAAGCCTTGATCAGGCTACCCCAACCACCTGAGCCCACACCTATCCTGCCTTCTTGGGACCCCTCTCTCCCTGGCTGCTCATGTCAGCCTCCTGTACTGCTGAAGCCTAACACACTCTGATCCTGTGTACTTAgttggtgagggtgggggtgggggatgggaggggaggacaTGGGAAGCACAAGAGACTCAAGTCAAGCCAGCTTTGGTCTAAGCTACCACCTTCACTGAGGAAGCTATGGCAATTTAACTCACCCCATCCCTCATCCCCAGACTTGCCCCACAAACCCAGTGTGGCAAGGGGAAAACTTTAGACAGCTTCCGGCCCCAGGCCAACACCCTCACCCTCAGCCCACACTTACCTGCATGCTCTGAGGCATGGGTCCCCGGCGTGATGTGCACGTCCATCTGGGAGGGAGATAACCAGAGCATGAACACCAACCCACCTGCCCACCCTTTTGCCCCACCCCCCAGACCCTCAGGCACCTCCTCCAGCTGATCTTTTCTCCTAATTATGCCTTTGGACTCTGGCCCCTCCATTACACCCCAAACCCACCCACAGTAATTCCAACTCTACCCAGACAACTGGCCAATTAACGCTAATGTAAAGGCCTGCCTGTGCCCCATCCCTGGTCCAAACCCATCTAAAGCTCCCTACTGCACTTCCAGCCATGCTCCTCACTACTTTCCtgcattttccatttctgatctTTATTCTTCTTGCCACATCGACTTGGAACGCTTTCTCCCAGTTTCACCTCTGCTACTTCCAGGCCGCACTCCGACATCCTCTCCATGTTCATGttctccctgtccccctcctcagGAGCAGACTTTCACACTTGTCCCACCCCGGGGCTCAGCTCCAACTGACCTTGAAACGCTGGGGAAGGGAACGAAGAAGTTTGACCTTGATGGACAGGCCAATAAGGGTGGCCATGCTGCAGTGCGGAATGGTGGGCGTGAAGGCCACAGCCACTGTGCTCTCAGGGTCGCTAACCTGGTTGTAGGAGGGAGATGTCAGGGGTCACAGACACTCACAGACCAGAGCCCCTCTTCTTAGTTTGTTCCTTTGGGCCAGTTGTCTAACCtctatgggcctcagtttcatcatccataaaatgggcacAACAATCCTCCTCCCCAAAGACACCCCAAGGTGTCCGTGAGCTGAGAAAACGCCCGTTCCTGGTATACAGCTGAACCTTTCTGACTCTCGCTCCCCTTGGACGCTGGGAGTGACTCACCTGAACCCGGACTTGCTCTACTACGTTCAATTCCTCTAGCGTCAGTGGATGCTCCGGGTCATTGATGGAGCGAATAAGATGTGGCAAGTGAAGGAAAAGCCACAATGCGCCTTTGCCCACTCAGGACCCTCCGCCAAGAATGCCCGGCCCAGATACTGCTCCACCGGCTGTTAGACATCGCTTCTCCCCGTACACCAACGCCCCGCGAACCCGCCCGCGCCCAGCAGCAGCGGATATCGAAAATCTCACGTGCGTCGATGCTGTCGGGAACCTGCTCGTCCTCCTCGCCCGCGGTCACGGGCCGCTCCCCAGAGCGCTCGTAGATGAGGGGGTTGGCGTTCTCCAGGAGGCCGCCCCCTACCCCGCCGCCGCCCACCATCGCGGAACCGCTGCCCACCATAGTCAGCTAGCACTTCCGCTCCCGCAAGCGCACTTCCGGGGGAACGGAAAGGAGGGCGTGGCGTGACGACGGGGTAGCGCGAGGGACACGCAACCCTGTGAGGACTCGTCCTGGGGTTTGAGGGAAGCGGTGACCTCGACGTGCTGGCTAATCCGAACGGGGAAAATGCTGATGGCTTAAGAATAGGCGCAGAGTAGGGACTTGGGCAGCGCTGGGTCCTGCGAGCCTGTAGGAAGCCGGAACGCAGAGGCCAAGGCCGGTTCTCAGGGGGCACTGAAGGCCGCCTGAGGAGATCCGCGCGCCGCTTCCTCCGGGAAGCCAGGTGGGCCTGGCGCTACCGTGCCCAGGCCGGTTGCCTCTAGCCTGGCAGAGTTCACGATGCTTCCGAATCTCCCGGTGACgctcctgcctctcctgctgcACCATAGGCCTGGGAGTGTGGAGACCCAGGGCTCAGACTCGCAGACAGTTGTTAAGGGTTTGTCAGGTGGATAAATGACGATGAAAAACGGACAGCTTGAAAGCTGTGGGGCTGGGGCCCTTAGGAAGTGCCACAGTCACCTGTGCATTTCAAAAGAAGGGctgtggccaggcgtggtggctcatgtctgtaatcactctgggaggctgaggcaggcggatcctttgagctcaggagttttgagaccagcctgaacaagagggagaccctgtctctaccaaaaatagaaagaaattagctggacgactaaaaatatgtagaagaaaattagccgggcatgatggcgcatgccatgaggatcgcttgagcacaggagtttgaggttgctgtgagctaggctgatgctacagcactctaccccggacaacagagtgagactgtctcaaaaaaaaaaaaaaaaaaaaaaaagggcagtgACTGAGTAGGCAGGGTCCCTCGGAGGGAAGGGCACAGTCACACCTCCCTGCCTTTGCTCAAGCCCTTCTCTTCTCCCAGATGGAAAGTCCTTCCCATTTCTCTATCTGTGGAGATGCTGATCTTCACTTGCTAAGAGAAGCCCTCCTCTAGTCACAGCTTATTGTCCCTGTTCTCCATCCCCCAACACACTAGTCGGGTCTGTGACTACAAGGACAGAGAAGGTAGCGATTCCAGGTTTGAGGACAGGGCTCCTGGTGTCGCAAaagctggggcagggggaagaggCCATGCCTGTGCCTGCTTGCCACTGGCTCCCCATGTAACCTGGATGGCACAGTCTCACTCTCGTGCCAGGCTCATCTTTCCTGGCCCAAGCCAGCGCCCCCGCCTACTCCCTGCCCAGTCCAAACTCCAGGCCCGGGCGAGGCACTACTAATCCGTGGCTGCACAGACCTGGGCAGCCTCCCTGTGAAACGCATGGTTACCTCTGGCAGCACAAAAAGGACCTGCGAGTGGACTATGCTGCCAGATGGACTGGGCGCCGTTGCCTGTGGCCTCCTGCTTCTTGTGGTGGGCCAGGGTGAGGCTCCTTCGGAGGGAGCACAAGGACCCAGGTCAGACCTGCCTAATTCTGTCCAGGCAGACCCTGAGACAGGGAGGGAAGGCGCTTGGAAGGTAGGAGCTGGTGGAGAGGAGAGAGTGGAACCGAGGGCCCCACCCAATACCTCCCCACTGCCCAAGGTGGGCCCCCTGAGAAGCAGTGAGGGTTGAGGCTGCCCTACACAACAATGAGGGGCTCTGAGGAGTGCCCTGACTGGGCGGCAGGGCCAACAGCCTGGGGATGAGGGGAATTCAGTAGATTTCCCTCTTGTGTTTGTGGCTAGAGCTGGTGCTGCGCACGGGTAATAGCGCCAACAGTAATACTTGCCGGCTACGGTTTGGCTTTGAGTGTGTCGCATCCTTGGCCAGGGATTTGTCCTGACCCCCTCAGGGGAAGCCCACGGGTACCTCATCCTAAAGCCAATCTAAGAGGCTGCAATGTCCCTCTCACCCGATGCACACTGCCCTGGTGCAGGCACAACATGGCCTCCAGGGCAAAAGTGATGGCACTTTGTGCCTGCCAGGCTTTTCCAGAAGAGCAGGTCTTTGGCCCTTGATCCTTTCACCCAAACATATCCTAAGTGTGGGATCTgattctccctctcctttcccaaTCTAATCTGCCCAGAGGGAGTCCACACTCACTCCTCCCCCATGGCCCAACCCCATAGGACTTCCTCTCTTATCTGCCAGGTTCTAGAGGTTACCAGAACCTTCCAGGCAGGAAGACATGCCCAGCCGCACAGATGACTccctttgaaaacattattttggcTTGGACCATGTCCAGAAAGAATGATTGACAAGCCATAAGAGGGAATGGAAGGTGGGTCCCACCCCCTCTGTCCCACCAGTCTTGGCTCCTCCACAGGGGTTATCAAGGTCCCCAGGGCCTTCTATAGTGCCAAGCAGTTTACCCAGGAGTGGACGTATGCACTTGAGCTTGCTTTTCACCTCTCCACAAGCCCCACGTACTCTCATATCCGTAAGTGGCCAATAGAAAACCTGGACACCAGAAGCCCTAATGTCTTGGTCCATTCAAGCTGCTGTAACAGAAATACCATACACTGGGTGCCTTATAAGTGACAGAAATTTGTTGCTCACATTTCTtgaagctgggaagtccaggatcaaggtgccagcagatctgGTGGTCTGGCAAGGGCTTGTTCTCcagttcatagatggcaccttctcactgtgtcctcccaTGGTGGAAGAGGCGAACAAGctcctcaggcctcttttataagggcactgatcccccTCAGCGCTTAACGGTCCCATCTCTTaaaccatcacattggggatgaGGTTTCAGCctgtgaattttgaggggacacagacGTTGAGACCATAGCACCTAGAGCTCCTGGATCTCAGCCACTGAGGTTACCAACCACTGGAAATGTAAAACTTCCTGTCCCTACTTATTGTCCCCCTAGACTAAATGTCATCTATCATTGACATTTGAAACAACCCACCCACTCCCCTAATTGTGTCTCTAAGAGGTGACTGACTCAATTTTTGTGAGAAGCAGGACTGGGCTTGTCCATGCCCCTGTGCCCCTTCTGACCTACTTGTCCTCTCAGGGTACCAGTTTTCTCAGGGGGAGATTCCTCCTTTCCATCCGCGGCATTTAATCCCAACCACAGGGCCTCACGAAGCCTACGGTGAAAAATAAGGAGTCCTGCGTTGCCCACTCTGGCCACCAGGTGGCAGAGAAGGATAATGTTAAGCCTAGGCTGCCATGAATTCGGTAAATGGAAGAGGTTTTCCTTTTAGGTGACCACTGACTGGCATATAATGCTTCCACTACATCatgaaagcatttattgagcacttcctgCATGCATGACATGCCTCTGTTTTGTACTTCTGCAGATGCACAGTATATTTTTCCAAAGTGGGTTCCCAGGACTATTTTTTTAGGCTTCTAATAGTCGTTTTTTAACAGCTTTTCTATGGAATGATTTACATTGCAATTAAATGCCCCCGTTTTAGGTGTACAGTTTGATAACTTTGAGTAAGGGTATAAGACATACATCCCCCACCACATCAAGTCTGAGAATGTTTCTATcatcccagaaagttccctcGTGCTTCTTTGCAATCAGTCCTTGTCCTGATCCTGATCCCAAGCAACCACCAAATTGCCTTCTGTTGCTGTAGTTTGCCTTTTCAGGGATATCCTATATATCataggtccccaacctttttggtaccagggaccagtttcatggaagacaatttttccacggaccccAGGGGTTGAAGGTAGGGAGTGGGTAAggggtgatgcaagcaatggggaatGGCTATAGAGATGAAGCTCTACAGCTTCatcttttttctatgtatttttttagttgcccagctactttctttttatttttggtagagatggggtctcactcttgctcaggctggtttcaaagtcctgaCTTTGAGcgttcctcccaccttggcctcccagagtgctaggattacaggcgtgagccaccgcacctagccatGACTATATTATTTTTGCATCCTCTCTGGCCATCTGTGAGGGTTGCACTTGCTCcatgtcctcaccaacacttggccTTGGCCTTAAATCTGATTGTTTTTAATGGGTGTGTAGAGGTATTTCCTTGCAGTTGGTTCCCTGGACGTTTAGTCTCTGCTTCcatctttctctcactctctgtttatctgtctgtctgtctctctctctatatatatatatatgtatttttatttatttatctatttatttatttatttttgagacagagtctcgctttcttgcctaggctagagtgagtgctgtggcgtcagcctagctcacagcaacctcaaactcctgggctcaagcgatcctcctgcctcagcctcccgagtagctgggactacaggcacgagccaccatgcccggctgatatatatattagttggccaattaatttctttctatttttatggtagagacggggtctcactcaggctggttttgaactcctgaccttgagcaatctgcctgcctcggcctcccagagtgctaggattacaggcgtgagccaccgcgcccagccatatatttttaaaaatcaacttcagTTCCCTTAAATGTTCCCACAGGCTCCTGGCAGGCCAGACTGGACACCAGCTCCCACTCCAGGCCTGTTGGCCCACTCGGAGTGGCACCCCAGGCTCAGTGACCACCATTCCCTCAGGTCGGTGACATAGGCATCTTGTGATGAGCACACAAGGTCTCATTGAGGTCGTCAAGTCAGTAAAGCTGGGATTTAAACACAGGGGGACCCTGTCATATCATTCCTGCCTCTGCAAGGCACTCACCCCGCTCTGCCCCTGTGAGGCCCCGGGTGCTATGGGGCCTGGCCACCAGCCAGGTGGGGCGGTCCACAGAGGCTTTTCCAACGCCGCCCTTCAGAGACTGGTAGTACCAAAGGTCAAGGGACTCATTCCACCGTCTGCAGCTTCTGCCTAGTCACTTGTAAGGAGCATGGGGACAGCGGTGAGAGTGGAGTTTCGGGTCCTGGTCTGGGTGGCCTGTCTGCTCCTGGTGTTCCCTGCCACAGCCACTGGTAACGCACACCTGCTGGGCCTGCAGGGGCAGGAGGTTGTGGGGCTTCAGGAGGCCTCTGCATGGAGGGGGCAAGAGTGacacagggacagggaggagtgCCAGCCTGCTCAGGAAAGGGGTCCAGTTTGGAGGAAACGGGTT
This sequence is a window from Microcebus murinus isolate Inina chromosome 20, M.murinus_Inina_mat1.0, whole genome shotgun sequence. Protein-coding genes within it:
- the CIAO2B gene encoding cytosolic iron-sulfur assembly component 2B, with product MVGSGSAMVGGGGVGGGLLENANPLIYERSGERPVTAGEEDEQVPDSIDAREIFDLIRSINDPEHPLTLEELNVVEQVRVQVSDPESTVAVAFTPTIPHCSMATLIGLSIKVKLLRSLPQRFKMDVHITPGTHASEHAVNKQLADKERVAAALENTHLLEVVNQCLSARS